GAGGAAACTGGCGCTACAGGCCGGCGCCATCCGGCGGTTCGGCGCGCGAACGCGCCGGGCAAAACGTCACTTGGCGACCTTGAGAACCTGTCCGACCTTCTCCTTCACCGGCTCGACGGTGTCGGTGGCGGTCTTCTGGGCGATCGTCGAAAGCTCCTTGGCCTGGGCCTGGAGCGCCTCGAACTGCTTGCGCACGAAGGCGGACTGCAGCTCCAGCACCTCGGCCAGCGTCTTCACGCCCATCAGGTCGCGGGCATGGTCGAACGAGGCGTTGAGGTTGGAACGGGCATTCTCGATGGCCTTCAGGTTGAAGTCCTTCATGCCGGTCGAAGCGGTGGCATAGGTATCCTCGATGAGATCGGTCGCCTCTTCGGCGGCGGTCTTCATCTTGGCGTAGCCTTCCTTCATCTGAACGACGACCTTCTCGGCGCCCTCGCGCAGAGCGGCAGGAACCTCGATCTTCGACAGGTCGAAACCGGCGGCGTCGAACTTCGGCATCTCGAACTTCGGCATTTCGAACTTCGACAGATCGAAGGTCGGGAAAGCGAACACCTGGGCGGCGGCTTCCGGCTTTTCGGCTTTCGGGGTCTTGATGGCTTGGGTCATGTTCGTCTCCGTTGGGGAGTTATTTGAGAACATTGTCCCGGCGCGAGCCTCCCCATTTTCAATTGAAACGGGCGCCGGAAACCCAACGGGTGCGGCGCTTTCCGCGCCCGTCGATGTTGCGTGCACCATAGTGGAATCCATTGTGCAGCGCAACATATACTGCGGCGCACAAGGGAAAAATCCGACAAACGGCCGCAATGCAGCAAAACCTGCTGCTTTCCGAAGGGGAAGGGTTTCGATCTCGGCGGACTTGCCGGATTCAGGGGCTTTTTGGGGGCGTTTTGCCGGATGCCTTGGCTGTGAAGGTCGAGCCCAGCTCCTTGGCCTGGACGCGCATCGCCTCCATCTGACTCTGCAGGAATTCCGCCTGGATCTGCATGACCTCGACCATGTCAGTGGCGCGCACCAGTTTCTGGGCGAAGGCAAAGCTCGCGGCGACGTTGGTCTCGGCAATCGCAATGGCCTTGCGACCGACATCGTGAGCGCCGGTCTGCAGGACTTCCGCCGAACTCTCCATCGCGTCCACCGTGCGATGGGCCGCGCCGACGAAGCCGTCAAACGCCTTCCGCGCCTGCTCGACGCTCTTGTCGGCGAATTCCCGCATCTCCTGCGGGATCTCGTAGGACCCAGGCCTGGTTTCCACCATCAACCCCTCCAGCGTCGGGAGCGGCCGACTCGGCAACTCCATCCGGAATCATTAACATTCCTGTGCCCAAGCGGAAGCCGGGTCGATCGGCTCATCCACCGCCATCGTCCGCAAGTGCAGGTCTCATGCGGGTTACGGCGGATCGAGCGAACCGGATCGTCGTTCGAAACTGACCCCTCGAGGTTAACCCTAACCAAGGGTTGACGATGCGTGAGCCCCCCTCGGGCGTGGACGGAGCCCGTCTGTTCCGACACAATCGGTGAAGAATTCATTCATCATTGGCTATGGCGCGTGTGGCGTGCCGGTCAGGGGATTTGGCGCATGGCATCCCTCGTCTTCGATCTCGCGACTGTCCTGGCCGAGCCGGAGGTTGCACGGCTGATCGCCAAGCCCGGCCCCTGGTGGCTCTGGTCGGCGGACGCGACGCGCCTGATCGCCGCCAATACGTCCGGCGCCAAGGCGATGGGCGCAACCGGTGCCTCCATCGCCATGGAGCGCAGCTACCAGACGACCCACGCCTTTGCGGGCCAGATCGCCCGCCTGTCCGCCAACCTTCCGGCGGATGGCACGCCGCGGCTCGAGCGTATCCGGCTCTATGGCCGTTTCGGCTCGGAAAGCGCGCTCGCACAGGCCCGACGGCTCAAGGCCGGTGATATCGGGCTGGTCTCGGTGACGCTGGCTGGCCCCGAACGGGGTGCTGCCCGGCCGGCCGCCATCGCGTTCGTGTCGGAAATCGGGGCGGCCCTCGCCCTGTTCGATCGCAACGGCCTGCCGCTGGCCGCCAGCGCCTCGGCCGGCGCGCTCGCCAATGTCCGGCTCGACGGCCTTGTCGGCAGCGTCGCTGCGGATATTCACCACGCGCTCGATGCCGACGGCGTCGCGCATGTCGATCTTGTCACCGGCCCCCTGAAACTGATCGTGCTGGCCGAGGCCGATGCGATCCTCGCGGTTCTGCCCACCCTGACGAAAGCGGAACCCGAAACCGGCCTCCGGCTGGTGACGCCGCCTGTTGCCGCTGAACCCGTGGTCTCGTCGGAGACCACTGACGCCGCCCCGGCTGCCGATATACCGGGTCCCGCCTCGCTCGACGCAGAGGCCGAAACGCCGGCCGCGATCAGCGAGGACGTCGCGCCCATCATCGCGGCTCCTCCTGAGCCGATCCAGCCCGAGGCGGCAGGTTCTGGCGCCTTTGCCGACAGCGGCTGGACTGAGATCGCGGCAACGGACGACACCCCGGTTGCCGATGTTGAATCCGAGACCGTCGCCGATCTCGCCGAGAGCGTGGTTGCGCCTGAGCCGGTTCCGTCGGCCGCAGCCGAGCCAGACGCCGAACCCACCCGCGATCCGATCGCCGAGGCGGATGCGCTCCTCACCGCGCCGCAGCGCTTCTCCTGGCGGCTTGACGCCGATCGCCGTTTCCACGGTGTCGATCAGGCGGATCTGGGTGCTGTTGCCGGCCTGACCTTCACCGAAGCGGCCGATCGCTTCGGCATGGACCCGCAAGGCACCTTTGCCACCGCCCTGGATGCCGCACGCCCGTTCAGTGGCGTGCCGGCCGTCTGGCCGCTTGGCGCCACCCGCCGCCTGGCGGTGACGCTCGCCGCTTTCCCGAGCCAGCGTGACGGCGTCGTGCAGGGCTTCGCCGGCTTCGGCCTGGTGGGCGACGAGGTCGCCAAGCCTGTGGCGGCTCCCGCCGTCCCGGCCGAGACGGTTGAGGCAGCCGAGGCCCCGACCGAGGCTGTTCCTGCCCATCCGGTTGAGCCCGTTCTCGTTGAAGCCGAAGCGCTCGCTGCCGATGGCGACACCACCTTTGACGGCGAGGCGAAGGCCGATCCGGCGACTGCTGAGCCCGCCGCCGCAGAACCTGAACCCGTCGAGGCCGAAGCGCTCGCTGCCGATGGCGATCTGACGGTGGATGGCGATGTGAAGGTCGAGCCCGCCCTGGCCACCCCTGAGCCCGGTGCCACGACCGATGTGACCGAGGCGCCGGCTCTCGAAGCCGACGGCGACGATCTGACCGGCGGCGAGGCCAAGGCGCCTGTCGATGCAGCGACGCCGGATGACATGGCCGAAACCCCGGTCCTGACTGTTGACGCCGAGCCCGCCGCAACCGGCGACGCGAAGAGCGATCCCACCGAAGCCGAAGCGGTCCCGACCGCTCCGGACGCAGCAGCCGTGCCGCCCGCGTCGACGACGGACCCGCGCGCACCGCATTTGACCGTGCACACCAATCCGCCCAATGTCGTCGCGCTGAGGACCAGCGCCGGGATCGACCCCAAGCGCAGCACCGGCCTGTCGCCGCTGGAGCGCAACGCCTTCCGCGAGATCGCCAAGGTGCTGGGCGCGCGTCCGGACCAGGACGAGGCCCCGGCCGCCACCCTGCCGCCGCCGGCCCAGCAGGGTCAGGTGGCGCCGCTGGTCTCGGCGCCGGTTGAGCCCTTCATCGCGGATACCGACGAGGCCGCCGCCACGGCGGAAGCGTCCGAGGCCATCGAGGCCTTGGCGTCGGCGCCGGTTCCTGCCGTCGAGGCGGTGGAAGACGAGAACGCATCTCCCCAGGCCTCGGCTGACGAGCCCGCCTTTGTCGGCGATCTCACGCAGAAGCTTGCCGTCCCTGCCGATCCTGCAGAGCTCGCCGATGCCGGGGCGAGCGCCCCGGTCGAGCTCGTGTCAGGCCCCGACCTTGTGGCGACCGAAACTGCCGATGGCGGGGGCCTCAAGGCCGAGCCCGCCGATGATGAATCCAAGGCCACAGCGGCAAAGGCCGTAGCGGAGCAGCCCGAGGCCGCCCCGGTGAACGCGCCCGCAGAAGTCGACGCGACGGACGAAGAGCCGGTGGCTGTTGCATCCGAAGGCGAGGCACTGGCTGACGAGGCGCCTCTCGCCACACCAGCGGCGGACCATCATCCAGCCGAAGAGACCCCGGCGCCCGACGCCACGCTGCCGGAAGTTCCTTCCGCGCCCGTCGAGCAGCAGGCTTTCGTTGCCTCGGGAACGCCGTTCGGCCCCTTGCCGAGCGCCTTTGGCGCCGCACCCTCCATCGTGCCTGCCACAACTGCGGCCGCGGAGCCCGCGGCCATCGCGCCGGCTCCGACTGCCGAAGCCGACACCCGCGCCCTGCTCGATCGCCTGCCGCTGGGACTGGTCGTCCACCGTGGCAATGCTGTCCTGTTCGCCAATCGGGCCGTGCTCGACTGGACCGGCTTTGCCGACGCTGCTGCGCTTGAAAGCGCCGGTGGCGTTGCTCGCCTGTTTGCCGGTGGCCCGGCCGGGGATAATGAAGGCTCGTCGCCGGCCATCACCCGCGCCGACGGCACCTCGCTGCCGGTGGAAGCGCGTCTGTCCAAGTTCCCCTGGGCCGGCGAACCGGCCTTCCTGTTCACGCTCCGCCGCGTCGAGGCCGAAGAGGTCGCCGAGCGCGACGCCGAGTCGACGACGCTCAGCGAATTGCGCGGCCGCCTCGACGAGGTCGAGCAGATCCTCGACACC
This region of Phreatobacter aquaticus genomic DNA includes:
- a CDS encoding phasin, with product MVETRPGSYEIPQEMREFADKSVEQARKAFDGFVGAAHRTVDAMESSAEVLQTGAHDVGRKAIAIAETNVAASFAFAQKLVRATDMVEVMQIQAEFLQSQMEAMRVQAKELGSTFTAKASGKTPPKSP
- a CDS encoding phasin, producing MTQAIKTPKAEKPEAAAQVFAFPTFDLSKFEMPKFEMPKFDAAGFDLSKIEVPAALREGAEKVVVQMKEGYAKMKTAAEEATDLIEDTYATASTGMKDFNLKAIENARSNLNASFDHARDLMGVKTLAEVLELQSAFVRKQFEALQAQAKELSTIAQKTATDTVEPVKEKVGQVLKVAK
- a CDS encoding PAS domain-containing sensor histidine kinase; this encodes MASLVFDLATVLAEPEVARLIAKPGPWWLWSADATRLIAANTSGAKAMGATGASIAMERSYQTTHAFAGQIARLSANLPADGTPRLERIRLYGRFGSESALAQARRLKAGDIGLVSVTLAGPERGAARPAAIAFVSEIGAALALFDRNGLPLAASASAGALANVRLDGLVGSVAADIHHALDADGVAHVDLVTGPLKLIVLAEADAILAVLPTLTKAEPETGLRLVTPPVAAEPVVSSETTDAAPAADIPGPASLDAEAETPAAISEDVAPIIAAPPEPIQPEAAGSGAFADSGWTEIAATDDTPVADVESETVADLAESVVAPEPVPSAAAEPDAEPTRDPIAEADALLTAPQRFSWRLDADRRFHGVDQADLGAVAGLTFTEAADRFGMDPQGTFATALDAARPFSGVPAVWPLGATRRLAVTLAAFPSQRDGVVQGFAGFGLVGDEVAKPVAAPAVPAETVEAAEAPTEAVPAHPVEPVLVEAEALAADGDTTFDGEAKADPATAEPAAAEPEPVEAEALAADGDLTVDGDVKVEPALATPEPGATTDVTEAPALEADGDDLTGGEAKAPVDAATPDDMAETPVLTVDAEPAATGDAKSDPTEAEAVPTAPDAAAVPPASTTDPRAPHLTVHTNPPNVVALRTSAGIDPKRSTGLSPLERNAFREIAKVLGARPDQDEAPAATLPPPAQQGQVAPLVSAPVEPFIADTDEAAATAEASEAIEALASAPVPAVEAVEDENASPQASADEPAFVGDLTQKLAVPADPAELADAGASAPVELVSGPDLVATETADGGGLKAEPADDESKATAAKAVAEQPEAAPVNAPAEVDATDEEPVAVASEGEALADEAPLATPAADHHPAEETPAPDATLPEVPSAPVEQQAFVASGTPFGPLPSAFGAAPSIVPATTAAAEPAAIAPAPTAEADTRALLDRLPLGLVVHRGNAVLFANRAVLDWTGFADAAALESAGGVARLFAGGPAGDNEGSSPAITRADGTSLPVEARLSKFPWAGEPAFLFTLRRVEAEEVAERDAESTTLSELRGRLDEVEQILDTATDGIVIVAPDGAIESMNRSAEALFGYESAEVKGRSITALFAPESHRSAIDYCDGLMANGVASVLNDGRQIIGRVKQGGLIPLYMTMGRTGSETRPKLAAVFRDLTQWKKAEEDLVAARRQAEQASSQKSDFLAKISHEIRTPLNAIIGFSEVMMEERFGPIGNERYRDYLKDIHSSGGHVLSLINDLLDLSKIEAGKLDLSFTSVDLNDIVQSTVAIMQPQANRERVIIRSSLQGRLPNIVADARSLRQIVLNLLSNSVKFTPAGGQIIISTALSATGEAVLRVRDTGIGMTEIELKAAMEPFRQVATTSARDAKGTGLGLPLTKALVEANRASFGISSAPNHGTLVEVIFPPTRVLAE